A single window of Streptomyces sp. NBC_00464 DNA harbors:
- a CDS encoding DUF488 domain-containing protein, with translation MTADSDLRVRRVYDPREDGDGTRVLVDRLWPRGVSKERAVIDRWLKDLTPSDELRSWYHEDRSATRYDTFVDRYRAELADPVHAAAVDELTALVREGGPVTLVTAVKDVPHSHVPVLVDHVEHELRHG, from the coding sequence GTGACCGCCGACAGTGATCTGCGCGTACGCAGGGTGTACGACCCCCGGGAGGACGGCGACGGCACCCGCGTCCTCGTCGACCGGCTGTGGCCGCGCGGCGTCTCCAAGGAGCGGGCCGTGATCGACCGGTGGCTCAAGGACCTCACCCCGTCGGACGAGTTGCGCTCCTGGTACCACGAGGACCGTTCCGCGACCCGGTACGACACCTTCGTGGACCGCTACCGCGCCGAGCTCGCCGACCCCGTGCACGCGGCGGCCGTGGACGAGCTGACGGCGCTGGTCCGCGAGGGCGGTCCGGTGACGCTCGTCACGGCGGTCAAGGACGTCCCGCACAGCCACGTCCCGGTCCTTGTCGACCATGTGGAACACGAGTTGCGCCACGGCTGA
- a CDS encoding MFS transporter — protein MRKWGPLTAVCLGTFMLLLDVTIVIVALPDMARMLDASLADLQWVIDGYALALAALLLGIGAAADLLGRRRVHVAGVVLFAVASLGCGLASSPAVLVAARGVQGVGAAAMFATTLPLLASVYQGKDRSVALGLWGAVSGGAAAIGPVVGGLLTEGPGWRWIFFVNLPVSVAAIWLTVRTVPESRGARGRRIDWAGTVSFAVFAAAATYAVVRAGSLGWTSGRTLATFGIAALALLCFVLVERRVEHPLLELSLFRESAFTGVMAGALAYNLAAFAVLPYTSIWLQTVLGLSPVQGGLALLPLAATAFVVAALGGRLLHGVQPRLTIGVGLALIGVGTLGQAVLGAGSSWPALLPGLVVAGIGTGLVSPALAGAALASVPPERAGMAGGAVNTFRQLGYAFGVAVLGTVLTSRIGGTLGEEQSHALAGGGASGLRAAGAGEHALRAAFASGLDAAAVVAGAVGVVAGVAVLVLVKGERRGAGSPVPEAVRVPAR, from the coding sequence ATGCGCAAGTGGGGGCCGCTCACCGCGGTCTGTCTGGGGACGTTCATGCTGCTGCTCGACGTCACGATCGTCATCGTGGCGCTGCCCGACATGGCGCGGATGCTGGACGCGTCGCTCGCCGATCTGCAGTGGGTCATCGACGGGTACGCGCTCGCGCTCGCCGCGCTGCTGCTCGGCATCGGGGCCGCCGCCGATCTGCTCGGGCGGCGCCGGGTCCATGTCGCCGGCGTCGTGCTCTTTGCCGTCGCCTCCCTGGGCTGCGGGCTCGCCTCGTCGCCCGCGGTGCTGGTGGCCGCGCGCGGGGTCCAGGGGGTGGGCGCGGCCGCGATGTTCGCGACCACGCTGCCGTTGCTCGCCTCCGTCTACCAGGGCAAGGACCGGTCCGTCGCGCTCGGGCTGTGGGGTGCGGTGAGCGGGGGAGCCGCCGCGATCGGGCCGGTCGTCGGCGGGCTGCTGACCGAGGGGCCCGGGTGGCGCTGGATCTTCTTCGTGAACCTTCCGGTCAGCGTCGCCGCCATCTGGCTGACGGTGCGGACCGTGCCCGAGTCGCGCGGGGCCCGGGGCCGGCGGATCGACTGGGCGGGGACCGTGAGCTTCGCGGTGTTCGCGGCGGCGGCGACGTACGCCGTCGTACGGGCGGGGAGCCTGGGCTGGACGTCGGGGCGCACGCTCGCCACGTTCGGGATCGCCGCGCTCGCCCTGCTCTGCTTCGTGCTCGTCGAGCGGCGCGTCGAACACCCGCTGCTGGAGCTGTCGTTGTTCCGGGAGTCCGCGTTCACCGGCGTGATGGCCGGGGCGCTCGCGTACAACCTGGCGGCCTTCGCCGTGCTGCCGTACACCTCGATCTGGCTGCAGACCGTGCTCGGGCTCAGCCCCGTCCAGGGCGGCCTGGCGCTCCTGCCGCTGGCCGCGACCGCGTTCGTGGTCGCCGCCCTCGGCGGGCGGCTGCTGCACGGGGTGCAGCCGAGGCTGACCATCGGCGTCGGGCTCGCCCTGATCGGTGTCGGCACGCTCGGACAGGCGGTCCTCGGCGCGGGTTCCTCGTGGCCCGCGCTGTTGCCGGGGCTGGTCGTCGCGGGCATCGGCACGGGCCTGGTCTCCCCGGCCCTCGCGGGCGCCGCGCTCGCCTCCGTGCCGCCGGAGCGGGCGGGCATGGCGGGCGGTGCGGTCAACACCTTCCGGCAGCTCGGGTACGCCTTCGGGGTGGCCGTGCTCGGGACGGTGCTGACCTCGCGGATCGGCGGGACGCTGGGCGAGGAGCAGTCCCATGCGCTCGCGGGCGGCGGTGCGTCGGGGCTGCGGGCGGCGGGGGCGGGGGAGCACGCGCTGCGGGCGGCGTTCGCCTCGGGGCTGGACGCCGCGGCCGTGGTGGCCGGGGCGGTGGGGGTCGTCGCGGGGGTGGCGGTGCTGGTGCTGGTGAAGGGGGAGCGGAGGGGTGCCGGGAGTCCGGTGCCGGAGGCGGTGCGGGTGCCCGCGCGGTAG
- a CDS encoding Lrp/AsnC family transcriptional regulator gives MESNAVGDSLDLRILHALELDARAPFSRIATALGVSDQTVARRFRRLRSEADLRVVGVRCAAAEDPLDHWLLRVRCAPEGATAIAEALAKRPDTAWIGLTSGGTEVTCTANVRSRDDADDLLLGKLPRTPHIVDIRAHQLLHRFYGGPSGWLHKSGALSPEQAAALTPAPLPDHPGPAVITSEDEPLVAALEADGRATYPELQKATGRSESAVKRRMDRLVASGALYVDVEFDAAPFGFRHPTMLCITAAPRALNAVGEALATHPEVAYAAATTGPSNLVAVVITRDTGHLYRYLSERLGALEGVEHVESMPFLRRVKQLTYRPFRG, from the coding sequence ATGGAATCCAACGCAGTGGGCGACAGCCTCGATCTCCGGATCCTGCACGCCCTGGAGCTGGACGCCCGCGCACCGTTCAGCCGGATCGCCACCGCGCTCGGGGTCTCCGACCAGACCGTGGCGCGTCGCTTCCGCAGGCTGCGGTCCGAGGCGGACCTCCGGGTCGTCGGGGTCCGCTGCGCGGCCGCCGAGGACCCGCTCGACCACTGGCTGCTACGGGTGCGCTGCGCGCCCGAGGGTGCGACGGCCATCGCCGAAGCCCTGGCCAAACGCCCGGACACGGCGTGGATCGGCCTCACTTCGGGCGGTACGGAGGTGACGTGCACGGCCAACGTCCGCTCCCGGGACGACGCGGACGACCTGCTCCTCGGCAAACTGCCGCGTACCCCGCACATCGTCGACATCCGCGCCCACCAGCTGCTGCACCGCTTCTACGGCGGCCCGTCCGGCTGGCTCCACAAGAGCGGCGCGCTCTCCCCGGAACAGGCCGCCGCCCTTACGCCCGCGCCGCTCCCGGACCATCCCGGCCCTGCCGTCATCACCTCCGAGGACGAACCCCTCGTCGCCGCGCTGGAAGCGGACGGCCGGGCCACGTACCCCGAACTCCAGAAGGCGACGGGCCGCTCCGAATCGGCGGTCAAGCGCCGCATGGACCGGCTCGTGGCCTCGGGCGCGCTGTACGTGGACGTCGAGTTCGACGCCGCCCCCTTCGGCTTCCGCCACCCGACCATGCTGTGCATCACCGCCGCACCCCGCGCCCTGAACGCGGTGGGCGAGGCGCTCGCCACCCACCCGGAGGTCGCCTACGCGGCGGCGACCACCGGGCCGTCCAACCTGGTGGCGGTGGTGATCACCCGCGACACGGGCCACCTGTACCGCTATCTGAGTGAACGCCTGGGCGCGCTGGAGGGCGTCGAGCATGTGGAATCGATGCCGTTCCTGCGGCGCGTCAAGCAGCTGACGTACCGGCCGTTCCGGGGGTAG
- the glmS gene encoding glutamine--fructose-6-phosphate transaminase (isomerizing), which yields MCGIVGYVGGQSAQDVVVAGLKRLEYRGYDSAGVAILADGGLAAAKKAGKLLNLEKVLVERPLPAGTAGIGHTRWATHGGPTDTNAHPHLDNAGRVAVVHNGIIENFAALRAELGRRGHDLVSETDTEVVAHLLAEAFSQCADPAEAMRQVCRRLEGAFTLVAVFADAPDVVVGARRNSPLVVGVGDGEAFLASDVAAFIAHTRSAIELGQDQVVELRREGVVVTGFDGEPAEVRAYHVDWDASAAEKGGYASFMLKEIAEQPKAVTDTLLGRIDPEGTLHLDEVRITRGELREVDKVVIVACGTAFHAGMIAKYAIEHWTRIPCETELASEFRYRDPILDPHTLVIAISQSGETMDTLMALRHAREQGAKVLAICNTNGSTIPRESDAVLYTHAGPEVAVASTKAFLTQLVACYLVALYLGQVRGTKWGDEIRTVIRQLSEISGSVDRVLATMEPVRELARSLASHDTVLFLGRHVGYPVALEGALKLKELAYMHAEGFAAGELKHGPIALIEDGLPVVVVVPSPAGRSVLHGKIVSNIQEIRARGALTVVIAEEGDEEVVPYADHLIRIPATPTLLQPLVATVPLQVFACELATARGNEVDQPRNLAKSVTVE from the coding sequence ATGTGCGGAATCGTGGGTTACGTCGGTGGGCAGTCGGCGCAGGACGTCGTCGTCGCGGGCCTCAAGCGGCTGGAGTACCGGGGGTACGACTCCGCCGGGGTCGCGATCCTCGCCGACGGGGGACTGGCCGCCGCCAAGAAGGCCGGAAAGCTCCTCAATCTGGAGAAGGTGCTGGTCGAGCGGCCGCTGCCGGCCGGCACCGCCGGGATCGGGCACACCCGGTGGGCCACCCACGGCGGCCCCACCGACACCAACGCCCACCCGCACCTCGACAACGCCGGACGCGTCGCCGTCGTCCACAACGGGATCATCGAGAACTTCGCCGCCCTGCGCGCCGAGCTCGGACGGCGCGGCCACGACCTGGTCTCCGAGACCGACACCGAAGTCGTCGCCCACCTTCTTGCCGAGGCGTTCTCGCAGTGCGCGGACCCGGCGGAGGCGATGCGGCAGGTCTGCCGGCGCCTCGAAGGGGCCTTCACGCTCGTCGCCGTGTTCGCGGACGCGCCCGACGTGGTGGTCGGGGCCCGGCGGAACTCGCCGCTCGTCGTCGGGGTGGGTGACGGCGAGGCATTCCTCGCCTCCGACGTCGCCGCGTTCATCGCCCACACCCGCTCCGCGATCGAGCTCGGCCAGGACCAGGTGGTCGAGCTGCGGCGGGAGGGGGTCGTGGTCACCGGGTTCGACGGGGAGCCCGCCGAGGTGCGTGCGTACCACGTGGACTGGGACGCCTCCGCCGCCGAGAAGGGCGGCTACGCCTCCTTCATGCTCAAGGAGATCGCCGAACAGCCCAAGGCCGTCACCGACACTCTCCTCGGCCGGATCGATCCGGAGGGCACGCTCCACCTCGACGAGGTCCGGATCACGCGCGGCGAGCTGCGCGAGGTCGACAAGGTGGTGATCGTCGCCTGCGGGACCGCGTTCCACGCCGGGATGATCGCCAAGTACGCCATCGAGCACTGGACCCGGATCCCCTGCGAGACCGAGCTCGCCAGCGAGTTCCGCTACCGCGACCCGATCCTGGACCCGCACACCCTCGTCATCGCCATCTCGCAGTCCGGCGAGACGATGGACACCCTGATGGCCCTGCGGCACGCCCGCGAGCAGGGCGCGAAGGTCCTCGCCATCTGCAACACCAACGGCTCGACCATCCCGCGCGAGTCCGACGCCGTCCTCTACACGCACGCCGGTCCCGAGGTCGCCGTCGCCTCGACCAAGGCGTTCCTGACCCAGCTCGTCGCCTGCTACCTCGTCGCCCTCTACCTCGGCCAGGTCCGCGGGACCAAGTGGGGCGACGAGATCCGTACCGTCATCCGTCAGCTCTCCGAGATCTCCGGCTCCGTCGACCGGGTCCTGGCGACCATGGAGCCGGTGCGGGAGCTGGCCCGGTCGCTCGCCTCGCACGACACCGTGCTCTTCCTCGGCCGGCACGTCGGCTATCCGGTCGCCCTGGAAGGCGCGTTGAAGCTCAAGGAGCTCGCGTACATGCACGCCGAGGGGTTCGCCGCCGGGGAGCTCAAACACGGGCCGATCGCGCTCATCGAGGACGGTCTGCCGGTCGTCGTCGTGGTGCCGTCCCCGGCCGGGCGCTCGGTGCTGCACGGCAAGATCGTGTCGAACATCCAGGAGATCCGGGCCCGCGGCGCCCTCACCGTCGTCATCGCCGAGGAGGGCGACGAGGAGGTCGTTCCGTACGCCGACCACCTCATCCGCATCCCCGCAACGCCTACGCTGCTTCAGCCGCTGGTCGCCACCGTGCCGTTGCAGGTCTTCGCCTGCGAGCTGGCGACGGCCCGCGGCAACGAGGTGGACCAGCCGCGCAACCTGGCGAAGTCCGTCACCGTGGAGTGA
- a CDS encoding NAD(P)H-hydrate dehydratase, which produces MRTAYSVSTVRAAEQALMARLPEGALMQRAAAGLAAACADLLRRGGRVYGSRVVLLVGSGDNGGDALYAGARLARRGAGVVAVRVSPGRAHEGGVAALLAAGGRVMDGGDVAPHRDWGGHIDLVVDGITGIGGRGGLRPDAAAVVEHYAAHGVPVLAVDLPSGVEADTGEVRGAAVRADATVTFGAYKPGLLIDPAAERAGALHLVDIGLGAELPEVPDLEALQYADVAALLPVPAAESDKYRRGVVGIVAGSARYPGAAVLAVSGALRGGAGAVRYVGPGGDAVIARHPETLVHAGPPSRAGRVQAWVVGPGLGDGTDAVEAVSDVLATDVPVLVDADGLRLLDADVVRARTAPTVLTPHAGEAAALLGVPREEVEAGRLAAVRALASRFRATVLLKGSTTLIATDTPHTPVRVNPTGTSWLATAGSGDVLSGLTGSLLAAGLAPRDAASVGAHLHGLAARHASDGSPVAAQDVAEAIAAAWRDVRA; this is translated from the coding sequence ATGCGTACCGCCTACAGCGTTTCGACCGTACGGGCCGCCGAACAGGCCCTGATGGCACGGCTTCCGGAGGGCGCGCTGATGCAGCGCGCCGCCGCCGGGCTCGCGGCCGCCTGCGCCGATCTGCTGCGGCGCGGCGGCCGCGTCTACGGATCCCGGGTCGTCCTCCTCGTCGGCAGCGGCGACAACGGCGGCGACGCGCTGTACGCGGGGGCCAGGCTGGCCCGGCGCGGCGCGGGCGTCGTGGCCGTGCGGGTGTCACCCGGCCGGGCCCACGAGGGCGGCGTCGCGGCCCTGCTGGCGGCGGGCGGGCGGGTGATGGACGGCGGCGACGTCGCCCCGCACCGCGACTGGGGCGGGCACATCGACCTCGTCGTGGACGGCATCACCGGCATCGGCGGACGCGGCGGACTGCGGCCGGACGCCGCCGCCGTGGTGGAGCACTACGCGGCCCACGGGGTGCCCGTCCTCGCCGTCGATCTGCCGAGCGGCGTGGAGGCCGACACCGGCGAGGTGCGGGGGGCCGCCGTGCGCGCCGACGCGACCGTCACCTTCGGGGCGTACAAACCGGGGCTGCTGATCGACCCGGCCGCCGAACGGGCCGGCGCCCTGCACCTCGTCGACATCGGGCTCGGCGCCGAACTGCCGGAGGTACCCGATCTGGAGGCGCTCCAGTACGCGGACGTCGCCGCGCTGCTGCCCGTGCCCGCCGCGGAGAGCGACAAGTACCGGCGCGGCGTCGTCGGCATCGTCGCCGGATCGGCGCGCTACCCGGGGGCCGCGGTGCTCGCCGTCTCCGGGGCGCTGCGCGGCGGGGCGGGGGCCGTGCGCTACGTCGGGCCGGGCGGCGACGCCGTGATCGCGCGGCATCCGGAGACCCTGGTCCACGCGGGCCCGCCGTCGAGGGCCGGGCGCGTGCAGGCCTGGGTGGTCGGGCCGGGGCTCGGCGACGGCACGGACGCCGTCGAAGCGGTCTCCGACGTGCTGGCCACGGACGTGCCGGTGCTCGTCGACGCGGACGGGCTGCGGCTGCTGGACGCCGACGTCGTACGGGCGCGCACCGCGCCCACCGTCCTCACCCCGCACGCCGGGGAGGCCGCGGCGCTGCTCGGCGTCCCGCGCGAGGAGGTCGAGGCGGGGCGGCTCGCCGCCGTACGCGCACTCGCCTCCCGCTTCCGCGCCACGGTCCTGCTCAAGGGCTCGACGACCCTGATCGCCACGGACACCCCGCACACGCCCGTCCGGGTCAACCCGACCGGCACCTCCTGGCTCGCCACCGCGGGCAGCGGCGACGTGCTCTCCGGGCTGACCGGCTCGCTGCTCGCCGCGGGACTCGCCCCGCGCGACGCCGCGTCCGTCGGCGCCCACCTCCACGGCCTCGCCGCCCGGCACGCCTCGGACGGCTCACCGGTCGCCGCGCAGGACGTCGCGGAGGCCATCGCGGCGGCATGGCGGGACGTAAGGGCCTGA
- a CDS encoding holo-ACP synthase codes for MIIGVGIDVAEIERFDAALERTPQMAQRLFLEQELLLPSGERRGIASLAARFAAKEALAKALGAPGGLLWTDAEVYVEESGQPRLRVRGTVAARAEELGVRQWHVSLSHDAGVASAVVIAEG; via the coding sequence GTGATCATCGGGGTCGGGATCGACGTGGCGGAGATCGAGCGGTTCGACGCGGCGCTGGAGCGTACGCCGCAGATGGCCCAACGTCTCTTCCTGGAGCAGGAGTTGCTGCTGCCCAGCGGTGAGCGGCGCGGGATCGCCTCGCTGGCCGCCCGGTTCGCCGCCAAGGAGGCCCTCGCCAAGGCGCTCGGCGCGCCCGGCGGGCTGCTGTGGACGGACGCCGAGGTGTACGTGGAGGAGAGCGGGCAGCCCCGGCTGCGGGTCCGGGGCACCGTTGCCGCGCGCGCCGAGGAGCTGGGCGTGCGGCAGTGGCACGTGTCGCTCAGCCATGACGCGGGGGTGGCCTCTGCCGTGGTGATCGCGGAGGGGTAG
- the alr gene encoding alanine racemase, whose translation MNETASLRARAEIDLAALRANVRVLRARAAGAQLMAVVKSDAYGHGAERCARAALEAGATWLGTATPHEALALRAAGLGGRVMCWLWTPGGPWREAIEADIDVSVSGMWALREVTAAAAEAGRPARVQLKADTGLGRNGCQPADWPELVAAARTAEEAGALRVTGLWSHFACADEPGHPSITAQLEAFRDMVAYAEKAGVEPEVRHIANSPATLTVPESHFDLVRTGIAMYGISPSPELGTPADFGLRPVMTLAASVALVKRVPAGHGISYGHHYTTSAETTLGLVPLGYADGIPRHASGRGPVLVGGVRRAVAGRVAMDQFVVDLHGDEPAVGSDAVLFGPGDRGEPSAEDWAQAAGTIAYEIVTRISGRVPRVYRDDETPEGPSAGS comes from the coding sequence ATGAACGAGACAGCGTCCTTGAGAGCCCGTGCCGAGATCGACCTCGCCGCACTCCGTGCCAACGTGCGCGTTCTGCGGGCCCGGGCGGCCGGCGCGCAACTCATGGCCGTCGTCAAATCCGACGCGTACGGGCACGGGGCGGAGCGCTGCGCACGCGCCGCGCTCGAAGCGGGCGCCACCTGGCTGGGCACCGCCACGCCGCACGAGGCGCTCGCCCTGCGCGCGGCCGGTCTCGGCGGCCGGGTGATGTGCTGGCTGTGGACGCCCGGCGGGCCCTGGCGCGAGGCCATCGAGGCCGACATCGACGTGTCGGTGAGCGGCATGTGGGCGCTGCGCGAGGTCACCGCGGCGGCAGCGGAGGCGGGCCGGCCCGCCCGGGTCCAGCTCAAGGCCGACACCGGCCTCGGCCGCAACGGCTGCCAGCCCGCCGACTGGCCCGAACTGGTCGCCGCCGCCCGCACCGCCGAGGAGGCGGGCGCCCTCCGCGTCACCGGCCTCTGGTCGCACTTCGCCTGCGCGGACGAGCCCGGACACCCCTCCATCACGGCGCAACTGGAAGCGTTCCGCGACATGGTGGCGTACGCGGAGAAGGCCGGCGTGGAGCCCGAGGTGCGGCACATCGCGAACTCCCCGGCGACGCTGACGGTCCCCGAGTCGCACTTCGACCTCGTGCGGACCGGGATCGCCATGTACGGCATCTCGCCCAGCCCCGAGCTCGGCACCCCGGCGGACTTCGGACTGCGTCCCGTGATGACGCTCGCCGCGTCCGTCGCCCTGGTCAAGCGGGTGCCGGCCGGTCATGGCATCAGCTACGGGCACCACTACACGACGTCCGCGGAGACCACGCTCGGCCTGGTGCCGCTGGGGTACGCGGACGGCATCCCGCGCCACGCGTCGGGCCGCGGCCCGGTCCTGGTCGGCGGTGTCAGGCGGGCGGTCGCGGGCCGGGTGGCCATGGACCAGTTCGTCGTCGACCTCCACGGGGACGAGCCGGCGGTGGGCAGCGACGCCGTGCTGTTCGGCCCGGGGGACCGGGGCGAGCCGAGCGCCGAGGACTGGGCGCAGGCGGCCGGCACGATCGCGTACGAGATCGTCACCCGTATCAGCGGCAGAGTGCCGCGCGTCTACCGCGACGACGAAACGCCGGAGGGCCCCTCGGCCGGGTCCTGA